One Mustela nigripes isolate SB6536 chromosome 5, MUSNIG.SB6536, whole genome shotgun sequence DNA segment encodes these proteins:
- the LOC132017466 gene encoding heterogeneous nuclear ribonucleoprotein A1-like produces MSKSESPKEPEQLRKLFIGGLSFETTDESLRSHFEQWGTLTDCVVMRDPNTKRSRGFGFVTYATVEEVDAAMNARPHKVDGRVVEPKRAVSREDSQRPGAHLTVKKIFVGGIKEDTEEHHLRDYFEQYGKIEVIEIMTDRGSGKKRGFAFVTFDDHDSVDKIVIQKYHTVNGHNCEVRKALSKQEMASASSSQRGRSGSGNLGGGRGGGFGGNDHFGRGGNFSGRGGFGGRRGGGGYGGSGDGYNGFGNDGSNFGGGGSYNDFGNYNHQSSNSGPMKGGNFGGRSSGPYGGGGQYFAKPRNQGGYGGSSRSSSYGSGRRF; encoded by the coding sequence ATGTCtaagtcagagtctcccaaagagcctgaacagCTGCGGAAGCTCTTCATCGgaggtctgagctttgaaacaaccGATGAGAGTCTGAGGAGCCATTTTGAGCAATGGGGAACACTTACGGACTGTGTGGTAATGAGAGATCCGAACACCAAGCGctccagaggctttgggtttgtcacctatgccactgtggaggaggtggatgcagccatgaatgcaaggccacacaaggtggatggaagagttgtggaaccaaagagggctgtctcaagagaagattctcaaagacctggtgcccacttaactgtgaaaaagatttttgttggtggcattaaagaagacactgaagaacatcatctaagagattatttcgaacagtatgggaaaatcgaagtgattgagatcatgactgaccgaggcagtggcaaaaagaggggttttgcttttgtaacatttgatgaccatgattctgtagacaagattgtcattcaaaaataccatactgtgaatggccacaactgtgaagtaaggaaagcgctctctaagcaagagatggctagtgcttcatccagccaaagaggtcgaagtggttctggaaacttgggtggtggtcgtggaggtggttttggtgggaatgacCACTTTGGTCGCGGAGGAAACTTCAGTGGTCGAGGTGGCTTTGGTGGCCGTCgaggtggtggtggatatggtggcagtggggatggctataacggatttggtaatgatggaaGCAACTTCGGAGGTGGCGGAAGCTATAATGATTTTGGCAATTACAACCATCAATCCTCAAATTCTGGACCCATGAAAGGAGgcaattttggaggcagaagctctggcccttatggtggtggaggccaatacttcgccaaaccacgaaaccaaggtggctatggtggttccagcagaagcagcagctatggcagtggcagaaggttttaa